DNA from Sebaldella sp. S0638:
TTATTACATAAAGTAACAAAGATTTTAAGTAGTTAATTTAGCTTTTTTAACTACAAACATATTATACAAGGAGGTAAAGCAATGAAAATAATTATAAATGCTGATGATTTCGGATATTCTAAGGGGATAAACTATGGTATTTTTGAAGCACATAAAAACGGAGTGCTGACTTCCACAACCCTGATGACAGGAATGCCCGGCGCAGAACATGCCGCTGCAATGATGAAAGAAATTCCTAAAATGGGTGTGGGTCTTCACCTGAATACAGCTTTGGGGAAACCGGGGAATTTCAAGAGAAAAACACTCACAGATGAAAACGGCTTTTTTATAAAACCTGATAAAGTATTGGAACTGGGGATAGACTATAATGAAGATGAACTTTATGATGAGCTGAAAGAGCAGTTTCTGAGATTTATGGAGCTTACAAAGCAGAAACCTACTCATCTGGATTCCCACCTGTTCAGCAGCGACAAGCTGGAAAAAGTGAAGAAAATCGCGCTGATTCTTGCTGATGAGTATAGAATTCCTTTGAGAAACCATGAGACAGGATATTACGAGAAAGTAAGATTCATTAATCACAGAGATTTTGGAGGAATTCCGGGGCTTGAATATGTGGCAGAAAACTTTGATGAGATAATAAAAAATAAATATGTGGAGATCATGACTCATCCGGGATATGCGGATACTTATGTTATGAGAAATTCTTCATATAATATGATGAGAGCAGAGGAACTGGACTTTCTCACAGGAGACAGAATGAAAGAACTGGTAGAAAGAAATAAAGCGGAGTTAGTTAATTATGCAGATATAATAAATGAAATAAAAAAGTAAATTTTGGGTAAAGTATATGAAGAATTTAAAATAAAAAAATAATAAGGCCGGAGAGGTTTGTTAATAATAATGAGTTATAGAATAATTATTGACAGGATTCTTCCGGTCTTTTTTAGTGAACAGATGTTTTTATTGTATTATTATCGGATTCACGAAAAAGCCGTAGATGAGAATATATAATATATATATTTGTAAAACAATCAATTTCTGCTATGTTGGGAATTTTCAGCTAAATTGGTGTTGAAAAAAAGCTAAAAATAATTTAGACTTTAATATGTAAATAAAAAAAATTGGAGGGAAAACGTGAATTTATATTTAAGTAATAACAGTGGTATTTTGGAAGTAGTTACCGGCAGTATGTTTTCAGGTAAAAGTGAAGAATTAATAAGAAGACTGAGAAGGGCAAAGTATGCAAAACAAAAGACAGCTGTGTTTAAACCTGCTATAGATAAGAGATATGAAGGTGACGATGTAAATATAGTTTCACACAGCCAGAACAGAATAGAAGCAATACTCGCAGAAAATGTAAGTGTAATGGAGGAATATCTGGAAAATAATCCTGATATTCAGGTAATAGGAATAGATGAAGCACAGTTTTTCGGAGAAGATGTAGTAGGATTTTGTGAAAAATGTGTGAAACTCGGGAAAAGAGTGGTTGTCGCAGGTCTTGACATGAATTTTCGAGG
Protein-coding regions in this window:
- a CDS encoding carbohydrate deacetylase: MKIIINADDFGYSKGINYGIFEAHKNGVLTSTTLMTGMPGAEHAAAMMKEIPKMGVGLHLNTALGKPGNFKRKTLTDENGFFIKPDKVLELGIDYNEDELYDELKEQFLRFMELTKQKPTHLDSHLFSSDKLEKVKKIALILADEYRIPLRNHETGYYEKVRFINHRDFGGIPGLEYVAENFDEIIKNKYVEIMTHPGYADTYVMRNSSYNMMRAEELDFLTGDRMKELVERNKAELVNYADIINEIKK